A portion of the Calliphora vicina chromosome 5, idCalVici1.1, whole genome shotgun sequence genome contains these proteins:
- the LOC135960715 gene encoding dynein intermediate chain 2, ciliary, with the protein MHSAAKKKVEVGNSRSASGAAGDKVSRLRGKALNRASSKQAKSSGAEAGGGDADDFDAWVKSRQLLKPEDQLDLTEAELGEEITKVLTPTNTNVIHNLVVYSFKDEAFVPIPPAGNTVTLLRYEGTSLHIDSEEAKIQMDESGEIGYPLPAPRYSVVEIEAPRKSVGSTEGDGGEGEEGADNAEAAEGEEEVGEEEEEGREDAEEGDLAEKEGEEVTEVATAAAAAPTSGKKRKLINQFNFCERAALTFSNPKRNVETQTIPPPRSQYGANVLQWVIYDSYMEDFEKQQKEKDKKEDKKAHRKDDSKGAKQDVRTLMAEEINKKYLKSWQILERMINQNIYRDIAHDYRYWEDPADEYREAEGTLLPLWKFNYERTKKMSVTDVMFNPYYYDLFAVCLGSHDFMKQPSEGAICLFTCKNPSYPDYIIMTESGVMCCDIHPKYPFLIAIGLYDGNVAVYNLKDNYKEPLYFSDGVNAKHIECVWEIKWGPDMADGEINFYSVSSGGRALNWVLMQNKLMVTTIITLFLEYGLVAGPDGTELRLKSCGSCMKFHPQDKEIFLVGTEEGCIYKCSIAYSSKYLMTYRAHNLSVYRIDFNRYNSNIFITCSGDWRVKIWEDMRPEPLFIFDLGSAVGDVKWAPYSSTVFAAVTNEGKVYVFDLNVNKYKAICIQAVVPKRKNKLTRLAFNEKLPFIIVGDDKGTVTSLKLSPNLRLMVKPPKKQMYLDQTTLQIQKLEKLLSLVRELPEGAIVKDTTTTVQS; encoded by the exons CTAAATCGTGCTTCTAGCAAACAAGCTAAATCATCGGGCGCCGAAGCTGGTGGTGGCGATGCCGATGATTTCGATGCTTGGGTAAAATCGCGTCAACTTTTAAAACCTGAAGATCAACTAGATTTAACTGAGGCCGAATTAGGAGAGGAGATTACAAAAGTTTTAACACCCACCAACACCAATGTGATACACAATTTGGTGGTGTATAGTTTCAAAGATGAAGCCTTTGTACCG aTACCTCCCGCCGGCAATACGGTTACATTGCTTAGATATGAGGGAACCTCATTGCATATAGATTCTGAAGaggcaaaaattcaaatggatGAAAGTGGGGAAATAG GTTATCCTTTGCCAGCACCTCGTTATTCCGTGGTAGAGATAGAAGCTCCTCGAAAATCCGTAGGTAGTACTGAAGGTGACGGGGGAGAAGGCGAGGAAGGAGCTGATAATGCTGAGGCCGCAGAGGGCGAAGAGGAAGTGGGAGAAGAAGAGGAAGAAGGGCGAGAAGATGCAGAGGAGGGTGATTTAGCTGAAAAAGAAGGTGAAGAAGTAACGGAagtagcaacagcagcagctgcTGCTCCAACGTCTGGTAAAAAACGTAAACTCATAAATCAGTTTAATTTTTGCGAAAGAGCTGCTCTAACATTTAGTAATCCAAAAAGG aATGTTGAAACCCAAACTATACCACCACCACGCTCACAATATGGTGCCAATGTGTTGCAGTGGGTCATCTATGACAGCTATATGGAGGACTTTGAGAAGCAGCAAAAGGAAAAAGACAAAAAAGAAGACAAGAAAGCTCATCGCAAGGATGACAGCAAAGGAGCCAAACAAGATGTGCGCACCCTAATGGCAGAGGAAAtcaataagaaatatttgaaatcttGGCAAATATTGGAAAGAATgattaatcaaaatatttatagagaTATAGCGCATGATTATCGCTACTGGGAAGATCCAGCTGATGAATATCGTGAGGCGGAGGGTACTTTGTTGCCCTTGTGGAAGTTCAACTATGAACGTACCAAAAAAATGAGCGTAACCGATGTTATGTTTAATCCGTATTATTATGATTTATTTGCGGTGTGCTTAGGATCAC aTGATTTTATGAAACAGCCAAGTGAGGGTGCAATTTGTTTATTCACTTGTAAAAATCCCTCATATCCTGATTATATTA TCATGACCGAAAGTGGTGTTATGTGTTGTGATATTCATCCAAAGTATCCGTTTCTAATTGCAATTGGTCTGTATGATGGCAATGTGGCGGTCTATAATCTAAAGGATAATTATAAAGAACCTTTGTACTTTTCCGATGGAGTCAATGCCAAGCATATTGAATGTGTATGGGAG ataAAATGGGGTCCCGACATGGCTGATGgtgaaataaatttctattcGGTTTCTTCTGGAGGCCGAGCCTTAAACTGGGTACTAATGCAAAATAAACTAATGGTGACAACGATAATTACATTGTTTCTGGAATATGGTCTGGTGGCAGGACCAGATGGTACAGAATTACGTTTAAAAAGTTGTGGTTCTTGCATGAAATTTCATCCACAAGATAAGGAAATTTTTCTGGTGGGCACCGAAGAAGGCTGCATATATAAATGTAGCATAGCCTACAGTTCGAAATACTTGATGACCTATCGAGCCCATAATCTATCCGTTTACAGAATTGACTTTAATCGTTATAACTCCAATATATTCATAACATGCAGTGGTGACTGGCGTGTTAAAATCTGGGAGGATATGAGACCGGAACCATTGTTTATATTCGATTTAGGTTCAGCAGTGGGCGATGTTAAATGGGCGCCTTATTCCAGTACTGTATTTGCAGCCGTTACCAATGAGGGAAAGGTTTATGTATTCGATTTGAATGTTAACAAATACAAAGCCATTTGTATTCAAGCAGTGGTGCCGaaacgtaaaaataaattaacacgTTTGGCTTTCAACGAGAAGTTGCCATTTATAATAGTGGGCGATGATAa ggGCACCGTTACTTCTTTGAAACTGTCACCCAATTTACGTTTAATGGTTAAACCACCCAAAAAGCAAATGTATTTGGATCAAACTACTTTACAAATTCAAAAACTGGAAAAGTTATTGTCTTTAGTACGTGAATTACCCGAAGGTGCTATTGTCAAGGATACCACAACAACTGTGCAAAGTTAA